Proteins encoded together in one Halalkaliarchaeum sp. AArc-CO window:
- a CDS encoding 2Fe-2S iron-sulfur cluster binding domain-containing protein translates to MTDSQDSNTDATCADCDASSADDRGVCPTKRRRILAGLAAGGSAALAGCTGLLGAPGEHQIRGGDEVYDVSFAEQETTIEIRGSQTVLRAAEEQDLSLPSDCRAGFCGVCLSRADDDATSAVHMATNNYDRLTEAAVEAGYFLPCTSQPRSDFSVTTGISPDELEEFAPDDPDNGEEPNDEPGDVGRRHAIRYVNEGWIIPVGERQNLLTAAEDVGLDELPYQCRVGRCGVCLARIDGDATELVEHESIGYGPLDEDALREGYVLPCTAQPRGEFELESNRAGDL, encoded by the coding sequence ATGACCGATTCACAAGACTCGAACACGGACGCAACGTGTGCGGATTGCGACGCGTCCTCGGCTGACGACCGGGGTGTATGTCCCACGAAACGACGGCGAATACTCGCCGGACTGGCAGCCGGCGGGTCGGCCGCGCTGGCCGGCTGTACCGGCCTCCTCGGGGCGCCCGGGGAGCACCAGATCCGCGGAGGCGACGAGGTGTACGACGTCTCGTTTGCAGAACAGGAGACCACGATCGAAATCAGGGGCAGCCAAACAGTATTACGAGCGGCCGAAGAGCAGGACCTCTCGCTGCCGTCCGACTGTCGAGCCGGATTCTGTGGCGTCTGTCTCTCGCGGGCGGACGACGACGCCACCTCGGCCGTACACATGGCGACTAACAACTACGACCGACTGACCGAGGCAGCCGTCGAGGCGGGGTATTTCCTGCCCTGCACGAGTCAGCCACGCAGCGACTTCTCTGTGACGACCGGTATTTCCCCGGACGAGCTCGAGGAGTTCGCGCCGGATGATCCGGACAACGGCGAGGAACCGAACGACGAACCTGGAGACGTCGGGAGACGCCACGCTATCAGGTACGTCAACGAAGGATGGATCATTCCGGTCGGCGAACGACAAAATCTGCTCACCGCTGCCGAAGACGTGGGGCTCGACGAACTGCCGTACCAGTGTCGTGTGGGGCGATGTGGCGTCTGTCTCGCCCGAATCGACGGGGACGCGACCGAACTGGTCGAACACGAGTCGATCGGATACGGTCCACTCGACGAAGACGCCCTGCGTGAGGGTTACGTGCTACCGTGTACCGCACAACCCCGTGGCGAATTCGAACTCGAGTCGAACAGAGCGGGCGATCTGTGA
- a CDS encoding 4Fe-4S ferredoxin N-terminal domain-containing protein: MPPEPGDPEWEDWANEKLADVDFDTELGREMARDALRLADGDLSESEFYGRYHEQVLEEFGIDRRGEAMESAEFSEGKKSGGETCGCGNCSCGAAGGGGGGGSGGGGSGSGGSGGGGGGGGDDGALPGVPGEEHSRRSVLKTAGMLGAAAVGLGSLEGAAGGGHADDGDGDVQMGMAINTNQCVACLQCVEACNEENNNTADALWMFVHRYVEDDYRDRESYLPRPCQHCSEPSCSTACPVQARYKREEDGIVMTDYDLCVGCRYCEIACPYGVNYLQWGEPRELEQFGDHLDIDTPRETTGGVHAGGNPPQGVMGKCTFCVHRQDSDDEELRGTTACEEVCPVDAIHFGNLEDSESAPRQHLEELDDDASTFRLLEWMGTEPNVIYVGDEPGAPATPVEGPRTVEDMHRDLTRERKGRPPVEYPAQGSDEDGS; this comes from the coding sequence ATGCCCCCTGAACCGGGAGATCCGGAGTGGGAAGACTGGGCGAACGAAAAACTGGCAGACGTCGATTTCGACACCGAACTCGGTCGGGAGATGGCCAGGGACGCGCTGCGGTTGGCCGACGGGGATCTGTCCGAGAGCGAATTTTACGGGCGATACCACGAGCAGGTTCTCGAAGAGTTCGGTATCGACAGGCGGGGTGAAGCGATGGAATCGGCGGAGTTCAGCGAGGGCAAAAAAAGCGGTGGCGAAACCTGTGGTTGCGGAAACTGTAGTTGTGGTGCCGCCGGAGGAGGCGGCGGTGGAGGAAGCGGCGGTGGAGGAAGCGGCAGTGGGGGAAGCGGTGGTGGAGGAGGCGGCGGTGGGGACGACGGCGCGCTGCCGGGTGTACCTGGAGAGGAGCATTCGCGTCGCTCGGTACTCAAAACTGCGGGAATGCTGGGCGCTGCGGCAGTTGGCCTGGGGAGTCTCGAGGGTGCGGCGGGCGGCGGTCACGCCGATGACGGCGACGGCGACGTCCAGATGGGAATGGCGATAAACACCAACCAGTGTGTCGCCTGTCTCCAGTGTGTCGAAGCCTGCAACGAGGAGAACAACAACACGGCCGACGCCCTATGGATGTTCGTCCACCGATACGTCGAGGACGACTACCGTGATCGGGAGTCGTACCTCCCGCGCCCGTGTCAGCACTGTTCGGAGCCGTCGTGCTCGACGGCCTGTCCGGTGCAGGCCCGTTACAAACGCGAAGAAGACGGCATCGTGATGACCGATTACGACCTGTGTGTGGGCTGTCGCTACTGCGAGATCGCCTGTCCGTACGGCGTCAACTACCTCCAGTGGGGGGAACCACGCGAACTCGAACAGTTCGGAGATCACCTCGACATCGACACTCCACGGGAAACCACTGGTGGAGTCCACGCGGGAGGAAACCCGCCCCAGGGAGTGATGGGGAAATGTACGTTCTGCGTCCACCGGCAGGATTCCGACGACGAGGAGCTACGCGGGACGACAGCCTGCGAGGAGGTCTGTCCGGTCGATGCGATTCACTTCGGAAACCTGGAGGACTCCGAAAGCGCCCCCCGCCAGCACCTAGAAGAACTCGACGACGACGCCAGCACGTTCAGGCTTCTCGAATGGATGGGAACCGAACCGAACGTCATCTACGTCGGTGACGAACCGGGAGCCCCAGCGACGCCGGTGGAGGGACCACGAACGGTCGAGGACATGCACCGGGATCTGACACGCGAACGGAAGGGGCGACCACCCGTAGAGTATCCAGCCCAGGGAAGTGATGAGGATGGCAGCTAG
- a CDS encoding class I adenylate-forming enzyme family protein, translating to MRDWLSHRAAATPDRQALIRARDGETWTYAELDEEVDALAGRLATLGFKPGDHLGVVLPPRVTYVRLVHAAMRLGLVLVPLGHDLTEPELADRVGRADLTALACGEETLERAVAAVDGTDVPLVTVDPTEGDVATGDASDGNLSDGDTGETVTALSTVQPGEVIVAPWERVDPLLLLFTSGTTGTPKPVDVRMGNVLASAVASAFRLGTAPEDRWLVTLSLHHTGGIAPLYRATLYGTTIVLREGFEAGPAADDIDRYDVTGVSLVPTMLERMLDVRGTLSDSLRVVLLGGAPATAELVERCQGFSIPVYPTYGMTETASQVATAAPDEAFAHRGTVGRPLLWTDVEIVDEDGEPVHPGEHGEIVVSGPTVVPGYYGLSEETEDSFGEQGFHTGDVGYVDDDGKLYVTNRLDDRIVTGGENVDPGEVVDVLRGHPDVADAAVVGVPDDTWGEIVGAVIVPDVRPGDVTADVTGDTAPEGSDRETAQEPVGRGELTAFCENRLADFKRPRVIVFGDSLPRTVSGTVDRDEIQDRLEARLEELRDDQLEIDEDDSNPGEAETDPEAERNASEQESEDDVFHYAEPSDVEFRESTRGE from the coding sequence ATGCGCGATTGGCTGTCACACAGGGCGGCGGCGACGCCGGATCGCCAGGCGTTGATCCGCGCACGCGACGGCGAGACCTGGACGTACGCCGAACTCGACGAAGAGGTCGACGCCCTCGCCGGCCGGCTCGCCACGCTCGGCTTCAAGCCCGGAGATCACCTCGGCGTGGTTTTGCCGCCCCGCGTGACGTACGTCCGACTCGTCCACGCCGCCATGCGGCTCGGGCTCGTGTTGGTTCCGCTGGGTCACGACCTCACGGAACCCGAACTCGCCGATCGGGTGGGACGGGCCGACCTTACCGCGCTCGCCTGTGGGGAAGAGACGCTGGAGCGAGCGGTTGCCGCCGTCGATGGCACCGACGTTCCCCTCGTCACCGTCGATCCAACCGAGGGAGACGTCGCAACCGGAGATGCGTCCGACGGGAACCTCTCCGACGGGGACACGGGTGAAACTGTCACGGCCCTTTCTACCGTCCAGCCCGGCGAGGTGATCGTCGCCCCCTGGGAGCGCGTTGATCCGCTCCTCTTGCTTTTCACCTCCGGAACCACCGGGACGCCGAAACCGGTCGACGTCCGGATGGGGAACGTCCTCGCGAGTGCAGTCGCGTCCGCGTTCAGGCTGGGAACCGCTCCGGAGGATCGCTGGCTGGTCACGCTCTCGCTGCATCACACTGGCGGGATCGCACCCTTGTATCGAGCGACGCTGTACGGAACGACGATCGTTCTCCGTGAGGGGTTCGAGGCCGGCCCGGCCGCCGACGACATCGACCGGTACGACGTAACCGGCGTCTCGTTGGTTCCGACGATGCTCGAGCGGATGCTGGACGTCAGAGGGACGCTATCGGACTCGCTTCGAGTTGTACTTTTGGGCGGTGCGCCGGCCACGGCCGAGCTCGTCGAGCGGTGTCAGGGCTTTTCGATCCCGGTGTATCCCACCTACGGAATGACCGAGACCGCCTCCCAAGTCGCCACAGCCGCTCCCGACGAGGCGTTCGCCCACCGCGGAACCGTCGGCCGACCGTTGCTGTGGACCGACGTGGAGATCGTCGACGAAGACGGCGAGCCAGTTCACCCCGGCGAACACGGGGAGATTGTAGTCTCGGGTCCAACTGTCGTTCCCGGCTACTACGGACTGTCCGAGGAAACAGAGGACTCGTTCGGCGAGCAAGGATTCCACACCGGGGACGTCGGCTACGTCGACGACGACGGCAAACTGTACGTGACGAACCGGTTGGACGACAGGATCGTCACCGGCGGCGAGAACGTCGATCCAGGCGAGGTCGTCGACGTACTCCGGGGGCATCCCGACGTCGCGGACGCTGCAGTGGTGGGCGTCCCCGACGACACGTGGGGAGAGATCGTGGGTGCAGTGATCGTCCCCGACGTTCGCCCTGGTGACGTAACCGCGGATGTAACCGGCGACACCGCCCCGGAAGGGTCCGATCGAGAGACTGCACAAGAGCCGGTGGGCCGCGGGGAGTTGACCGCGTTCTGCGAGAACCGACTCGCCGACTTCAAACGTCCGCGGGTTATCGTCTTCGGTGATTCGCTTCCGCGAACCGTGTCTGGGACGGTCGATCGCGACGAGATTCAGGACCGGCTGGAAGCGAGACTCGAAGAACTGCGCGACGATCAGCTGGAAATCGACGAAGACGATTCGAATCCCGGGGAGGCGGAGACCGACCCGGAGGCGGAACGAAACGCGTCCGAACAGGAGTCCGAAGACGACGTGTTCCATTACGCCGAACCGTCCGACGTCGAGTTTCGGGAGTCAACTCGAGGGGAGTGA
- a CDS encoding MFS transporter has translation MELLSDPKRRRWLGWGSLIGVFLLVNVHRLSTAVLSEELIAAFGVTASQLGTLHASFFVIYALVQIPTGILADRYGARFVGTAGAITLSAGAVGFALSTGYLAAFLSRALIGLGSGVIFISTIRFCANWFRAGEFATMTGLTAGMAGLGAIIATTPLAMLIGALGWRPTILAFAAVGFLAGGGVWVLVRRSPAEAGLEPIENVPEASSVTLAETLGNLRRLLADPDQWLLSIVFFSAMGTILTVIGLWGVPYLVVVHDLDVTTASYFTLIGAVGMLLGGPVVGWISDRLGRRLLPMIVGLGLFTVALAVIPVSGSPPLPVVALAYFVIGLGLGFTALALPVIKELYPAEASGVATATVNGAGFLGAAVLPPVMGIALDQYRTGEIVAGAVVYSEFGYRIAFAITTVAVALSVCCAIWFSLRQRDSA, from the coding sequence ATGGAGCTTCTATCGGATCCGAAAAGGCGCCGCTGGCTTGGCTGGGGATCCCTGATCGGCGTCTTCCTGCTCGTCAACGTTCACCGTCTGTCGACGGCTGTTCTCTCCGAGGAACTGATCGCCGCGTTCGGTGTGACGGCGTCCCAGCTGGGCACGCTACACGCCTCCTTTTTCGTCATTTACGCGCTCGTCCAGATTCCCACGGGGATCCTTGCCGACCGATACGGCGCGCGGTTCGTCGGGACGGCGGGTGCGATCACCCTCAGCGCCGGTGCGGTCGGGTTCGCACTCAGTACCGGCTACCTCGCGGCGTTTCTCTCCCGTGCGCTGATCGGTCTCGGAAGCGGAGTAATTTTCATCTCCACGATCCGGTTCTGTGCGAACTGGTTCCGGGCAGGCGAATTTGCGACGATGACGGGGCTCACCGCCGGTATGGCGGGCCTCGGTGCGATCATCGCGACGACGCCGCTGGCGATGCTCATCGGGGCGCTCGGCTGGCGACCGACGATACTCGCGTTCGCAGCGGTCGGGTTCCTCGCTGGAGGGGGCGTCTGGGTGCTGGTTCGGCGCTCGCCCGCCGAAGCCGGTCTCGAGCCGATCGAGAACGTCCCCGAGGCGTCGTCCGTGACCCTCGCGGAGACGCTCGGGAATTTGCGACGGTTGCTGGCCGATCCCGACCAGTGGCTGCTCTCGATCGTCTTTTTCTCGGCGATGGGGACCATTCTGACGGTGATCGGCCTCTGGGGGGTGCCGTATCTGGTCGTGGTCCACGACCTCGACGTCACGACGGCCTCGTACTTCACGCTTATCGGGGCTGTCGGCATGCTCCTCGGCGGCCCAGTGGTCGGCTGGATATCCGACAGGCTGGGGCGTCGATTGCTCCCGATGATCGTCGGTCTCGGGCTGTTTACGGTCGCCCTCGCCGTGATTCCGGTCTCGGGTTCTCCCCCGTTGCCCGTCGTCGCACTCGCCTACTTCGTGATCGGTCTCGGCCTCGGATTCACTGCGCTTGCACTCCCCGTGATCAAAGAACTGTACCCGGCCGAGGCGAGCGGCGTCGCCACTGCGACCGTCAACGGGGCGGGATTCCTCGGCGCCGCTGTTTTGCCGCCGGTCATGGGCATCGCGCTCGATCAGTACCGGACGGGAGAGATCGTCGCGGGAGCGGTCGTTTATTCGGAGTTCGGCTATCGGATCGCGTTCGCGATCACCACGGTCGCCGTCGCGCTGTCGGTCTGTTGTGCGATCTGGTTCTCTCTGAGACAGCGCGACTCCGCATGA
- the nrfD gene encoding NrfD/PsrC family molybdoenzyme membrane anchor subunit — protein MAARTEYSWDHLSGVSTRLLGLIVFLTAIALLTLEAIVHQVQHGLVVTDLAAQGTQAGTTWGLYIGTFEWFAGMAVATLAITGYIRFYELDEYDMIARIANIWAFICGLTAAWLIIIDLGTPHRVLTILAQWPSTVVHSPLAWDVTFVTTLLVFTLTMLTISLRLDFLRTEGSLPLHADVVRRVVSFGATEAEIPKLESMRKWLGLGLMVLAFTAGMIPGILLGVVGQQPGFFGREQGIIFVINGLVAGTALVTLSAGILRLQFAWHDKLSDRVMRGLGQALTTFGFVFLVVMFNEVLQGLTGMQQFFEQRISDAILFGSLSPFFYSSIVLVGVPTLLLAIFKYQLGVKYINVLSFSMMLGVWIKSILKVIEPLVFPVVPGFIGSYNPTIVEWIITIGAIAIALLLFVVIAKVIPLARDSSREVDR, from the coding sequence ATGGCAGCTAGAACCGAGTACAGCTGGGACCACCTCTCGGGGGTTTCGACTCGTCTACTGGGGTTGATCGTCTTCCTTACAGCGATAGCGCTTCTTACTCTCGAGGCCATCGTCCATCAAGTCCAGCACGGCCTGGTCGTCACTGATCTGGCCGCCCAGGGAACCCAGGCGGGCACCACCTGGGGACTGTACATCGGGACGTTCGAGTGGTTCGCCGGGATGGCGGTCGCCACCCTTGCCATCACGGGATACATCCGGTTTTACGAACTCGACGAGTACGACATGATCGCCCGGATCGCCAACATCTGGGCGTTCATCTGTGGGCTCACTGCGGCCTGGCTGATCATCATCGATCTCGGGACGCCACATCGGGTGTTGACGATCCTCGCTCAGTGGCCCTCGACCGTGGTTCACTCGCCGCTCGCGTGGGACGTCACCTTCGTGACGACGCTTCTGGTCTTTACGCTGACGATGCTCACGATCTCGCTCCGCCTCGACTTTCTCCGCACCGAAGGTTCACTCCCCCTGCATGCAGATGTCGTCAGGCGGGTGGTCAGCTTCGGGGCAACAGAAGCGGAGATCCCCAAACTCGAGTCGATGCGAAAGTGGCTCGGACTCGGCCTGATGGTGCTGGCGTTCACCGCCGGGATGATCCCCGGGATCCTTCTGGGAGTCGTCGGCCAACAACCGGGCTTTTTCGGACGCGAGCAAGGTATCATATTCGTCATCAACGGGCTGGTCGCCGGGACCGCCCTCGTGACGCTTTCGGCCGGGATCTTGCGGTTGCAGTTCGCCTGGCACGACAAACTCTCCGATCGTGTCATGCGCGGGCTCGGGCAGGCGCTCACTACCTTCGGGTTCGTCTTCCTTGTCGTGATGTTCAACGAGGTGCTCCAGGGACTAACCGGAATGCAACAGTTCTTCGAACAGCGGATCAGCGACGCCATCCTGTTCGGGTCGCTCTCGCCGTTCTTCTATTCGAGTATCGTTCTAGTCGGGGTGCCCACGCTATTGCTCGCGATATTCAAGTACCAGCTGGGTGTGAAATACATCAACGTGCTTTCGTTCTCGATGATGCTTGGCGTCTGGATCAAGTCGATCCTGAAGGTCATCGAACCGCTGGTGTTCCCCGTGGTGCCCGGGTTCATCGGAAGCTACAATCCGACGATCGTCGAGTGGATCATCACCATCGGTGCGATCGCGATAGCGCTGCTTTTGTTCGTCGTTATCGCGAAAGTAATCCCTCTCGCGCGGGATTCCAGCAGGGAGGTGGATCGGTAA
- a CDS encoding TIGR04053 family radical SAM/SPASM domain-containing protein — protein MNPHAIDTEQQPFVLIWEVTQACELECKHCRADAQPDRHPDELTTAEAEAFLEDAAEFGKGQLVVLSGGDPLAREDLVDLVEYGTELGLRMTLTPSGTESLTPAVIDDLADAGLKRLAVSLDGTTATAHDEFRGEEGSFKSTMTAARHARDSGIPLQLNTTVCAETVEELPALADLAEELGTVLWSVFFLVPIGRGRILDPIDPERADRVMEWLLDQANERSFGVKTTEAPQYRRVAIQRNSDGSAESDDRDGIGRRVGIRAGDGFAFVSHLGQVYPSGFLPEPAGSVREESIVDIYRDTPLFERLREEDQFKGKCGACEFKHVCGGSRSRAYAYSGDPLESDPLCPYVPDEYDGPLPLEQFAITEKPI, from the coding sequence ATGAACCCACACGCTATCGACACGGAACAGCAGCCCTTCGTCCTCATCTGGGAGGTGACCCAGGCGTGTGAACTCGAGTGCAAACACTGCCGGGCGGACGCCCAGCCGGACCGGCATCCCGACGAGCTCACGACCGCGGAGGCCGAAGCGTTTCTCGAGGACGCGGCGGAGTTCGGGAAGGGGCAGCTCGTCGTGCTCTCCGGGGGCGATCCCCTCGCCCGCGAAGACCTCGTCGACCTCGTCGAGTACGGCACGGAGCTGGGCCTCCGGATGACACTCACCCCAAGCGGGACCGAATCGCTCACCCCGGCGGTGATCGACGACCTCGCCGACGCGGGACTGAAGCGGCTCGCGGTCAGCCTCGACGGGACGACGGCGACAGCCCACGACGAGTTCCGCGGGGAGGAAGGGAGCTTTAAAAGCACGATGACAGCCGCGAGACACGCCCGCGATTCAGGCATTCCGCTCCAGCTCAACACCACCGTCTGTGCGGAGACCGTCGAGGAACTCCCTGCCCTTGCAGACCTCGCAGAGGAGTTGGGGACAGTGCTGTGGTCGGTGTTCTTCCTGGTGCCCATCGGTCGGGGACGAATCCTGGACCCGATCGATCCCGAGCGCGCCGATCGGGTGATGGAGTGGCTGCTGGATCAGGCGAACGAACGCTCTTTCGGCGTGAAGACCACCGAAGCTCCCCAGTATCGACGGGTCGCGATCCAGCGGAACAGCGACGGGAGCGCCGAAAGCGACGACCGCGACGGCATCGGCCGGCGCGTCGGGATCCGGGCGGGGGACGGCTTTGCGTTCGTCAGTCACCTGGGGCAGGTGTATCCCTCCGGGTTCCTCCCCGAACCGGCCGGCTCCGTTCGCGAGGAGAGCATCGTCGACATCTACCGCGACACGCCGCTGTTCGAGCGACTGCGCGAGGAAGACCAGTTCAAAGGAAAGTGTGGTGCCTGCGAGTTCAAACACGTCTGTGGCGGCAGCCGGTCACGGGCGTACGCTTACAGTGGCGATCCGCTCGAAAGCGATCCGCTGTGTCCGTACGTGCCCGACGAGTACGACGGCCCGCTGCCACTCGAACAGTTCGCGATCACTGAAAAGCCGATCTGA
- a CDS encoding helix-turn-helix domain-containing protein, which produces MPDHSSPVDAHYRLESRREDMTQARLNVTLPPGPWIAEISRRHPEVTFRVLTAIPAEGRGIALVQIHAPDPDAILAEVTDHETVIDCSTLQRTEATATIQIETATPVILPAAKQAGISVEMPVEIRDGVATVDVAGAHEKLSALGEQFEAMGLEFDVEYVHERRHPEQLLTYRQQEVLRTAVEMGYYDTPRKCTLTELAEELAIAKSTCSDILHRIEETIVKQFLEDLPPLIGGDAETTESARIRRE; this is translated from the coding sequence ATGCCCGACCACAGCTCGCCCGTCGATGCACATTACCGGCTGGAGTCCCGACGGGAGGACATGACGCAGGCCAGACTGAACGTCACCCTCCCGCCGGGACCATGGATCGCAGAGATCTCCCGGCGACATCCCGAGGTGACGTTCCGCGTGCTCACCGCGATCCCAGCCGAGGGTCGGGGGATCGCGCTGGTTCAGATCCACGCGCCGGACCCGGACGCGATTCTCGCAGAGGTGACGGACCACGAGACGGTGATCGACTGCTCGACGCTCCAGCGGACCGAGGCGACGGCGACCATCCAGATCGAGACCGCCACGCCGGTCATTCTCCCGGCTGCCAAGCAGGCCGGGATCTCCGTCGAGATGCCCGTCGAGATCCGGGATGGAGTCGCCACGGTCGACGTCGCCGGCGCACACGAGAAGCTCTCGGCACTGGGCGAGCAGTTCGAGGCGATGGGGCTGGAGTTCGACGTCGAATACGTCCACGAGCGACGACACCCCGAACAGCTGTTGACATACAGACAACAGGAGGTGCTCCGAACTGCAGTCGAGATGGGATATTACGACACCCCGAGGAAGTGTACGCTGACGGAACTCGCCGAGGAACTGGCCATCGCCAAGTCAACCTGTAGCGACATTCTCCACCGGATCGAGGAGACGATCGTCAAACAGTTCCTGGAAGACTTGCCCCCGCTGATCGGCGGCGACGCGGAGACGACTGAATCAGCGAGAATACGCCGAGAGTAA
- a CDS encoding cyclodeaminase/cyclohydrolase family protein — MNYAEEPIGEFLEAVASERVVPAGGTAAAIVGAAGAALCEMTCIHAEHAPVERPTAETELLAEARAELRRSRVRLLQLGDADAEAIEALRSVVRGADTDSEETTTEERRATGVPLTIAEACLSVLEAAEVAVELGAENATPDAVTGVLLAESALESALYIVRHNTADLENDSFAGTVRNRAAEIDTKADYAVECALADIDVAIRERR, encoded by the coding sequence ATGAACTACGCCGAGGAGCCGATCGGAGAATTCCTCGAGGCCGTAGCCTCCGAGCGCGTCGTTCCCGCGGGAGGAACAGCAGCCGCAATCGTCGGGGCGGCCGGGGCGGCGTTGTGTGAAATGACCTGCATCCATGCAGAACACGCACCCGTGGAGCGACCGACCGCTGAAACTGAACTGCTCGCGGAAGCGCGGGCGGAACTGCGACGATCACGCGTCCGCTTGCTCCAACTGGGGGACGCCGATGCCGAGGCCATCGAAGCGTTACGGTCGGTGGTTCGGGGAGCCGACACCGACAGCGAGGAGACGACCACAGAGGAACGCCGGGCAACCGGCGTACCGCTTACGATCGCGGAAGCGTGTCTCTCGGTCCTGGAGGCCGCCGAAGTCGCCGTCGAACTCGGTGCCGAGAATGCCACTCCTGACGCTGTCACGGGCGTATTACTCGCCGAAAGTGCACTCGAGTCGGCCTTATATATCGTCCGGCACAACACCGCGGACCTCGAGAACGATTCGTTCGCCGGGACGGTCAGGAATCGGGCGGCGGAAATCGATACGAAAGCCGACTATGCCGTCGAGTGTGCTCTGGCGGATATTGACGTGGCTATCCGGGAGAGAAGGTAG
- a CDS encoding CGCGG family rSAM-modified RiPP protein, whose product MSSDSTSPAPGSNDQVHETSWSANLEGPEHADDRDRVLAEAIDAVDRTAPGCHVNLVTHASHGHPSDYLFGVLHEQFGSKDGIEIDVEYVDQCGCGGYVTRVHLEE is encoded by the coding sequence ATGAGTAGTGATTCGACATCCCCCGCACCCGGATCCAACGACCAGGTTCACGAGACGTCGTGGTCCGCAAACCTCGAAGGGCCCGAGCACGCCGACGACAGGGATCGCGTGCTCGCGGAGGCGATCGACGCCGTCGATCGTACCGCCCCCGGATGCCACGTGAACCTCGTCACGCACGCGAGCCACGGCCACCCGTCCGACTACCTCTTCGGTGTGCTCCACGAGCAGTTCGGGTCGAAAGACGGGATCGAAATCGACGTCGAATACGTGGATCAGTGTGGGTGTGGGGGATACGTCACGCGAGTACACCTGGAGGAGTAG
- a CDS encoding MoaD/ThiS family protein: MTPQRTQKTGGDQDTQPAADDRAETTVEVRCTGHVRMELGDHSFEYTFEGTTLREFLEEFFAEYPEIESMIIASREEEATARGWAPVDDPPGTWRKNPEGEQTVAFARVMVNGRFNENLDGFDTQLSDGDRVALVYPFMFCL, encoded by the coding sequence ATGACACCACAGCGTACGCAAAAAACTGGGGGTGACCAGGACACACAACCTGCAGCAGACGACCGCGCCGAGACGACCGTCGAGGTCCGGTGTACGGGTCACGTCCGCATGGAACTGGGAGACCACTCGTTCGAGTACACGTTCGAGGGGACGACCCTCCGGGAGTTCCTCGAGGAATTCTTCGCGGAGTATCCCGAAATCGAGTCGATGATCATCGCCTCGCGGGAGGAGGAGGCGACCGCCCGCGGCTGGGCACCGGTGGATGATCCGCCGGGAACCTGGCGAAAGAATCCCGAAGGGGAACAGACCGTCGCGTTCGCCAGGGTCATGGTCAACGGTCGGTTCAACGAGAACCTGGACGGGTTCGACACGCAGCTTTCCGATGGCGACCGGGTGGCGCTGGTGTATCCGTTTATGTTCTGTCTGTAA
- a CDS encoding DUF2249 domain-containing protein, with protein MFALIRMATRTKRTDVMPKLDVREIEGKPCDDVMAALEGLDRDESLLLINSFEPEPLYEVLERRGFTYTATNPEPDCWHIEIEHA; from the coding sequence ATGTTCGCATTAATCCGGATGGCCACCCGGACCAAACGGACGGATGTGATGCCCAAACTCGACGTCCGGGAGATCGAGGGTAAACCCTGCGATGACGTCATGGCTGCGCTGGAGGGACTGGATCGCGACGAATCACTGCTGCTGATCAACAGCTTCGAACCGGAACCGCTGTACGAGGTCCTCGAACGTCGCGGGTTCACCTACACGGCGACCAACCCGGAACCCGACTGCTGGCATATCGAGATCGAACACGCCTGA